Within Brachyhypopomus gauderio isolate BG-103 chromosome 4, BGAUD_0.2, whole genome shotgun sequence, the genomic segment TAGCACGTCACAGCTAACTTTGCCCATCAGAATACACAGCTAACTGTACCCATTATAATACACAGCTAGCTGTACCCATTATAATACACAGCTAACTGCGCCTATCAGAATACACAGCTAAATACACTTTGTGCCTTTGACTAATCTACAGTATTTGACCTCAGTCTGAGGTCAAAGAGTTAAAGGGTCTTTTAATGGGATTTGCAAAATGTGTAGAAAATGTGATCTTACAGAACCAGGCTCCTCTGGTCCAGTGTGATCCAACAGAACCAGGTTAAGAGTGCAATATACAGTGTTATACAGTGTTATACAGTGACAACTGTAGGGGTCAACCTTTTCTCATGTAAATATACGGTAATTACAATTACTGATAAGAAATGATGagttgttcagttgttcagaagtgagggaaggatggatcGTGAGGTTGACAGGCAGATCGGTGCGGCACCTGCAGTGTTGCTGATGCTGTACTGGACCGTTggggtgaagagagagctgagccaaaaggcaaagctctcgatttactggtcaatctacattCTGACTCTCAACTATGATCACGAGCTTTGTGTAGTGATCGAAATAATGAGATCTTGAATGCACGTGTCTGAAATGAATTTCCTCCACACGGTGTCCGGGGCtttcccttagagataaggtacggAGTACGGTCATCCGTGTCAGACTCGGAGTAGGGCCGCTGCttctccatgtagagaggagctaGTTGAGGTTGTTCAGTCATCTGGTCCAGATGCCCCCTGGGCGCCTCCCTGGTGAGGTGCtctgggcatgtccaactgggaggagaccccggggaagacccaggacattaTATATCTTGGCTGTCCTGGGAATGCCCATttggaagaggtggctggggagagggaaacctccCATGACCTGGACTCAGATAAGTGGAtgttaatggatggatggatggatggatggatggatggatggatggatgaatggatggatggaaagaAATGTACCATGTTTCTTCCTTTTCTGGAGGGTCTAAGTCTTACTTAGGAGGCATAACCCCAATAATTTTAACAATGTCCTTGTTCTGTCCATATTTGGCACTGTCTAAAAAGATTACATCTGTAATTGAAACTGGGCTGCAGGGCTGGTATGTGAAACATTACAAAACACCTGCTACCTACAGTTTTTGTTCCTGAAACACTCTTGTGTGTGATACAGCATTGCATTCTGGGAATGCCGAGTGCCAGTCCTGTTTATGTGTGGTACCAGTAAGGGACACTGTGTAGTCTGGACAGTCTACAGTCCTAACTTGCAGGGAACTGTGTGATGTATTATTTGTATGAACACTGCGTAGAATGTGTACCTGGATTTTAAACAGGCTGTATGACATTCCTCCCATGGGAGGACTATTAAAGTTTACTCATGCTCAACATGGTATTTCCTGGCTCAGCACAGAGGCAGTCGAGAGATTCACACTAAAATGTAAGGAGGACAGGACCCCTCACCCTGGCCCACAGTTCCACAGTTCCTCCCTGAGGTCAGGATCCTGGATGATACATTTGACTGCATTTTCATTTTGTCATCCTGGAGAAACTGTTTAATGAGTTTCATAAAGAATATCTCAAGAGCAGAGTTGTAAGAGTAATATTCATTCACAACAGAGATAACATCAGATAAAGCTGAGCTTTACATACAGTAGCTATTTCGCTTTTCTCTTTCAGAAACACCTGGAACTCAGCACTCTAGATGTTTGTCAGCAGGAACAGGAAATGAATGAAATTTCAACAGCAAATATGTACAAGTACACACATATACGCCTATTGACCTAGAGTGAACTTAACCTAGATGACGTAATGTATATTTTGCCAGTAGGGGTTTCTACAGGAGTTAAGTTCTCCACTCCACCCTTACCTACACTACACAGGACAGGGTGGAGTCACATGTGTAGCAGTGGTTTTGGGAACTGATGTTTAGAATGACAGTGGTGGATTTAACTCCAATTCTTTTTTTCCAAACATTTCAAAAATTAAGATTAAAGGTCTACTGATCTCTGTCCCACTCTGTGATTACCAAACGAGCAGAACCGGTACTGACCTGTGACCCCACCCCTTTAAAGCGCTCCTGTGAAAACTGTTGGAAAACTCTTGTGAGGTGGGGTGCCaatattttgactgccttgggCCCTCAACAGGGTTTAACCCAGCATTGTCCCAGCCCGTCAATGGATCAACAGGAACAGGACTGTTTATAACCACTAGTTTCAGAAGTCAAGAGTATGACTCACTCCATCACATTTCTGAAACTTACCCACTAAACAAGAGATTCTGTGCATTTCTAACAGTTTCATAAACCTAAATTCAACTTCCTCCCAAAATATTCCAAACTTCCtgtttggggttagggttagaccccTGCTGTCTGTCCAAATCTGTGCTGTTCATCTGTGAGTTTCCAGAGGATACTGCTGAACACGGTACTCAACACAGCATGAATATGTTTTAAGGGTTTATATGCATCTGTGAGGGGCAAGGTTATCCACTCCAAGAGCGTCTGGGCTATCGTGTTCTCACACAGATTTAACAGAGAACGACTCCGTTAGATCCCACACGGAAGTTACGATATATATAGCTGCACATCAAGTGGCTAGTGAggtgacacactgacccagctTATCGTTAAGTAAAActgtattaaataaaatatagaaataaagaaaataaacaccTTATTTACAAAAGTCcaaaagttatttttattttaaatacaacatataaacttacatgaccgacacacacacacacacacacacacacacacacacacacacacacacacacacacacacacacacacacacacacacacacacacacacacacacacacacacacacacacacgattcaaCATTAGCACCAAGGAGGATAATTAATGAGTTTTAGTCCAAGACGTGCTTATGTTTGGTACACACACGTCGTTTAGCAGTGCCTTTTCATTCTtcataatttaaaaataaaatttaatttaaattaccaccaaacacacacacacacacacacacacacacacacacacacacacacacacacacatgactgtaCTGCTGGTGAAAGTGTAAAAATGCACAGGTCTTGTTTTAAATTATGTCTCTAATCATGACTGTACAAATCAGTCCCAGAAGGTCACCGAAAAGGGCGCGGAGGTAGGAGTGGCTGAACCCAGGGGCAGTCACGTGTGGCCCCGCCTGTGCCTGCCTCCCTCAGGTGCAGTCACGTGTGGCCCCGCCCATGGCTGCCTCCCTTAGGTGCAGTCAcgtgtggctccgcccctggctGCCTCCCTCAGGTGCAGTTACatgtggccccgccccctgcctgcCTCCCTCAGGTGCACCAAACACATCACAGAGTGAACAGCCGATGCTCGTCCCTCCACAGACACCACTCCAAAGTGCAGAGGCAGAGAGGGCAGAGCGAACCAGTCCCACTCCCACTGTGGTGGGCTGCACCCCCCTCCTCACATGGAAATCCTAGAAAAGAACACGTACAATACATTAAGAAACCCTTCAGATGCGACTACAGTTCAGACATGACTTCAGTGCAACAACAGATGATTTATTTAATCATTTAGTACCTTTTGGGTTTCATCTCCCATCCATCACGACATTTGATAAAGTTGATTTTATTCCCAGGTGTAATATCGGGGAGGGAGTGGTCTTCAGCACAGAAGGTGTACCTGTGTGCAGAGAACTGCAGTGTCAGTGAATGTGTGAAGTTGCGTTGCGTCTAAAGATAACACATACGGTCAGACTCACTTCTTCTGCGTTTCTCCAGATTTGACACGGATCTTCCGAATCTGCAGGACCTGTTTGGGTGGTGTGCTGGACCAGGACCACAGTGACGTCTTTATGTGCTTCCACACAGCAGAGAAGGACTGCGTGGGGCTCTCCCAGCTCAGCGTGATTTTGAGAAGATCCCCAATGTCCTCCTCCGTGAAGACCAGAAATGTGTTGGTGAAGTTCAGCGCAACACCGTCCTGACTGCAGGCAAAACCGCTTATTTAGCCTCCGGTGCTTTACAGGTTTACAAAAGGCCCAATAACAACGGCAAACTCGCATGGTACTTACATGTCCACCATCAGTTCATTTGTGTCGTTATACGAGCCATGAAGCTTGATGTAAAACGTGGGGTCTGCATCATCTGACTTTTTCCTGTTGAAAATGTGCATCTTCATCTGGTAGTGGTAACCTGCACAAAAGGCTGCAGTTACTAACAGGGTTACTCACAAGCGAGGGAGCGAGGTGTCTGTCCCACCGGCGTGGCGAGCGTCCCACCTGCAAACGGCGTGTCCGCGCGAGTCTTCAGGTACATCTTGGTGTTCCTCCTCTTGCGCATCTTCCTGGCATTGTAGCCAATGCTGTTGCAACGGTTCTTCCTGCAGCTCAGGCAGATTCCCTTGTTGAAGCGGTCCGGCCCGGTGCACTGGTACGCAAACCCGGCGTGCTGCTTGTTCATCAGGGAGTCCACAAAGAGGTGAACAGCTCTCTCGTGTTCACACTTCATCACATCCATGAagtctgtgtacacacacacatacacaaatcgATTTATTGCATTTTCAGCATTTGCCCAATGAACTTACTCAGAGCAACTTAGATATTTAGATAATTAGCAACTTGGATAATAGTAGGCAATATGTGTGTTCCATTGACGACAGAACTTGGTGCTGCTAGCTgcctgcctacacacacacacacacacacacacacacacagacacgcagacacaccGGTACGCAGACACCCACAACAGGTACGCAGACACCCACAACAGGTACGCAGACACCCACAACAGGTACGCAGACACCCACAACAGGTACGCAGACACCCACAACAGGTACGCAGACACACAAGGTCGGAGGTGACACTCACTCCCTGCAGCTGCGGTTGACAGCACGTCTCCCAGCGCGCAGCCGGGCTGGACGTCTCCTCCGTTGGGGTAGATGTCGATGTCTCCGATTGGCTGCTGGATGCCGATGCTGACTCCCAGAGCTTCTCGCGTGTAGGTGTGGAGCACATCCACAAAGTCTGCGTCGTCCGGCGAAAGCCTTCTGTGGGAGTCCACGCCCTCAAACATGGGTCCAGCAGGGTCTAGACCtgtccagagaacacaccattATACCCTCTCTGCATGTTTGAGCATGCATCAGTACTTAAAAAGCATATCTGCACAACAGAGctagaagaaagagagagaacctTCCAGACGGCTTGATGATGTCACCTGTAATTCGACCGATGGTTCCACGTACAAAGTTGCCTGCATATCCAGCAACGTGGGCCCCGAGGCTGTAgccaatcacgtgcactttatCAAGAGACAACTGCTGCTCGTCCTATGAGAAACAGGAAGTACATTACAGTCTTTATCCAGTCtcagaaaacacaaacagccCACCCTCTTCTGCACCATGCTGACCTCATGCAGCCctcagtgggcggagcttagcCACAACACAGAAATACCTCATGAAGCCCACCAACCCCTGATGGAAACACTAAAGCATGGTGCGGTAAGCTCTGAGCAGCTCGCTGGTGGACTGATTGTCCATTATTCTCCATACGTCTACTGTCCTGGAGGATTTTATAATGTGAGCAATCAGCTAATCCAGTTCCACAAGCCTGCCTCACTCTcaaacacgtgtacacacatccGAATCGcaggcgtgcacacacacgcggtgTGCTGTAATGCAGCCGTACCTGCAGCCAGTCCAGCAGGGCGGCGATGCTGAGTCCAACATGGCGGGTGTGGTTAACCGCATCAGGGTAGAGCTGATGGGCCAGGAGGAGCCAGTCCACCACGATCACGTTTGCCTCCAGCTCCCTCTGCCGAACAGCTGCCACCAACTTATACATCCAGCTCTCAAATATGCCACCTATCTGTTAGAGAAAACACAGAGTCCTGGGTTTCTAACCAGACCAGAGATTGCTGGGCACAGAGTGTTGAGTCTCAGAATGTGTCCTATAGTTCAGAACAAGGCATCGTTACTCCACAGAGACATTTGGGAGAGAGCCGTTAGAGAACCCAACCACCTTTAACACACTGAGGGCATCTGTCAGTCCCCTGCTCCCTTGTGTAAAGTTTACACAACGTTTAAAACAAGCAGAATCTCCGGGCTGACATTTGGATGAACCTTCCTGAGGTAACGGGGAAAGAGTTGTGCCAGAGCTCATGGACACGGACCCTGtagacagcacacacaactCACCGCCCAGCCATGGATGATGAGGATGGTCTTAGCGGAGGCGTTGAAGCCGCACTCGTGAAGACACTCCCTTTCCCCGGGACGCAGGTAACAGCCTTCTTCATCCAGATCTACAGACTGCCGCATGTTGTATTTAACCTGATCATGAAGCAGACTGACGTCCACAGACACTTCATATTCATCACCTGCAGCAGAGCAGTAAAAATATAACTTTAGATTTTAAATAAccaagggggagggggggggggggggggaattacTGTCCAATATCAACCAAAGCCAAATATTGAAAAACAACTGCAAAACGGTTTGGCAGTAGGGCCTAATTGTTTGGCTGAAACCGTCCAGTGCATTCGAGTTCAATGCTGAGATTTGGTGCACATATGGTGATATGACAGGTTATTAACTTAAACTACATCACCACCGCTGCCCTCCACCACGGAACCTCTCCACCTTGCAACATTCATCGCCCAGTATTCTGAATATTCGGGTCAGTTCATACAATACATGCGCTTGCACACCGCGTCCAACGAGCTGTGCCTTTTAAATCAAACGTGTGATCTGCGGTCGACACCGTGGCTTAGACACGGGGCCGCTGTGCTACTATATTCAAAGAACGTGTGAAAAGTCTTTTCCGGGCTTTACGGTGCTCACGTGCACAGCATCGTAGCGGGCACCGGGCTGCAGAAGCGCGTTTCAAACCTTACACAGTGAACGAACAGGCTTTCTTTCCTTATAACTAATATATTACAGTTAAATGTTTACAAAGAATGTTTTAATTACAATAGGCAGCAAAGATAGAAAAATAAGTAGATATATAAGTAAACGTATTCGTTGTGACCGTATAGAGCAGTAGGTCACGGACCTTACCTTTGAGAAGCGCGTTTTCCTCGGGCGGATTGGTAAACGCACGCACAGCACACATAATGAAGCATAAAGAAAAGGCGATGCTTTTAATTGATTTCTCTGCCATAACGTTCACAGCTTTAGAATGACACGATAATCACGGTAACTGAACTGAAGTAAATGAAGacgcttcttttttttcccttaTTCTACAAGTTATAGGTGCCAGAAAGAATGAATGAACGGGGATCAGGTTGCTCTGTAGAGTTTTAAATAGAGACCTCAGTCATCTGATCATCGGCAGATCTCTACGAGGAGATTCCTTCTCTCTGATTGGTCAAGCCCCTGGGTTTATGGTCGAGGGCGTGGTAACCGAATTTGAATGAAATGTGACAAACTCGCGCACTTACTCACGTTCCGGTTTAACCCTTCGTCGTCTTGCTGCCGCACGCACTCCTCGCGGACAGTTTGCGCAGATGGTGCACATGTGAGGAACGAGAACGAACAACACCTCTATATTAAACATATAGCTGTTTGTACTCTATACAAACCTGTATGTAATGATTCTGATACATATGACATTACGCTGATTTTGGGTTGCCCCCGAAACGTTTAATTTAATTTGTTTTAATACCAGAGATTGTTTTTTTTCAGAGAGTGTTcgataataatttatattaatagaaccactgcaaaaaatgacgcCCGCATTTCTGACGCTCATAGTGTAATATAATCATTTCGGCTCCATCTTTTTGGTTTGGTGTTTGAAACCACGTGTGTGGGCAGCTTTCTCCCGTTTCTGTTGAGGTGATATTTAGGTGACTGATTCCAAAACCATCCGTTTAGATTCAGAAAAGATTTGACCTAGATTTTACCATTCAGTGTAGGGCCACTAAGTTCATTCCTAGAGCCATTTGCACAATAGAAACATTTAAAGATGTTTACTTGTTTATGTATTAATTAATAAGTAAAAATTTCCAATGAGTCTTCACGTAGTCTATAGtatgaaatagcctactacatactgtatactgcacACTACACTGTACAGGATATACTGTATACTTCTCACTACAATGAACAGGATATACTGTACACACAGGAGTATCCAGTATGCAACAAACACAAATCATACCACAGGGTCACACAAATGTATGAAGGTTCTGCTCAAGTCTGCTCAAGTTTTTCAACCACTGTTGCATGATGAGATGCAGTGTaccttgaatgaatgaatgaatgaataaatgttcaacttatatagcacctttctagatactcaaggtcgctttacaatttttaacccaggtacaactcttacactaccattcacacaccggtgagaagcggcagccaattgcgcacagcgtactctctaccgggatccacagccccctgggggactgaatggggtgcaggaaggggagagaggacagaccctagtggcagagcaccatccaccactgggcatacaaacacattcatgcacactcagacaactgtttttattggacatgaagacacacagacacactcagggagaatttgtcagggaatcagggagggccaatttacctaacctccatgtctttggacctTAAAGACTGTGGTCACATACTGAAACGTTTTGTCACATACGGATACGTTTGGCCAGAATATCATGTCATGTATCATGTCATCCTTTGCATActtgaaaaattaattttggCATCATATTGCATACAGTATGCTGACTCAGTAGACTCATGCATTTCAAACACTATAAACTGGTTTATATGTGAACTACAGTCATTTGATTCTTCAGTTCCTCATGTGAACTGCATGTTAGAAAAAatctaaaaataaaacaattactTTCACAAATATGGTTGCTAAATTTTGCTCACTTAAGTTGCTTATTTTTGGTTATTTTAGGTGTATTAAATTTGACATTGAACTGCACAAAGTTTGTATATACAGTTTGTGATAACAGATGATAAACTCCACAGCCTGATAAATAAACAGACCTGTGTAGAGTTAGTTAACACACAATGCATGGACATACACATACAGCTAAACAACATACAACAATGTTAAAATGTTAACGAAATGTTAaagtacgtgtatgtgtgtatgtgtgcgtgtgtgtgtgcgtgtgtgttttgtcttgtTCTAGGCTTTACATCACAGCACAGACACAAGATCACTTATTGTCCTGAGAAATGTCAGAGTGCCCCAGATAAGGAACTCGATCCAGCGCCTTGCCATGTCTCGCCATCCCAGACGTCACGGACACGGCCCTATGGCCTTGCCATGTCTCACCATCACAGTTGTCATGGAGACGGTCTTCTGGTCTTCCCATGTCTCACCATCACAGAGATGATTATAGTGCAACAAAATGAGTGTTTGCTGTGTATTCTGCATACTGAATCCAAATATGTTCTCAGTGTTTATCAGTCAGAGTTGTTCTGCTCCAGTGTGCAGTGCAGTACATTCTGTCCAGTCATTATGTCCAGTCTGGAACACACTAGGAAAGTTTCTGTGTTCACCCTGCTGCACCCTGGAAATGGATGTTCCTGACGTCAAATACAAACACAACTAACTACGCTATGGAAGTAGATTTGCACACTTTTAAAGTGTAATAACAGCTATATCTATGAATAAGGCGTATGTAAATctaaaatgtaagtgccttatCTAATTCTAAAATCACATTCAAATTCAGCATACATATAATACAAGGGCCACTTATGTTAGTGTGGGAAGCTATAAAAGGAGAATTTATAATGCTTAGGAACAGATTTCTTGGTGAACAGGATGCGTTGGAGGCATGTATCCTATAGAGGGAGCTACGCGAACAGATAATGCAATGCCATGCGAATctacattgcacacacacattcctcctcAGTGTAAATTCAGTTCAGAAAGGTCAGAGGCCACAGGAATGGTGATGTAGGTCTTTATTCTCTAGAAGACCAGGAGAAACAGCCAGTATCAATGCTGAACCGTCTTACAGCACATACAGTACagtgtagggttagtgttatgAGATACCAAGCAGAACCAGAGCGCCCTGTATGCCCTATATTCTCACTACACAAGCTGCGTAGGGCCCCGCAAATGAAGGAAAGCCCCTTCTTCTACTCCACGTCCCCCCTCGTCAAATGTATCATAGTGAAGCTAAAGCAAAACTATATCAAGACTTCACAATGTTGCATATACAAACataccacaccccccacctgcctatcacacatgcaaacatacaAACCACACATCCATATGCTTTTTGGTTGGAAAAAAAGGAGAGAGCAGTGGTGGAGAATCAGGTGCAACTGTGACAAAACTGTCAAGTGGTTCAGGTAGGAGGCCCCTCATCAAAAGTGGGCTTAGGACCCCCAGTCTGACCTGGTTCTGATGGTGAGCATCAGTCAGCAATTTAAGTTAAAGGATTTGGACTTCTAAAAagattttattcatttaatttcGAGTCTACTTACGCTTGCTTCGGCATTTTAGAAAATGTAAGGCGTGCTGCTACACAGCTTATAAAGCACCATGTATaacagacctgggcaaacacCGGCCCGCAGggcacatccggcccgttgtgcgtccctgtccggcccgcgagaggccaatcataaatgaaacaaatatctatgtcgtgcgtgcaatacaactgtgatgcttttattttgaaagcgctacgtttgcgttaattccgtgtggacgtacctgcgtgtgtgtgtgtgtgtgagctgtgcgagaaacactgtaggtgatcagcgacaagttaaggctgaatttatactttcgggagtgaacgttgcacctcgcgcgaacctccgcaaacggcggaaaatttacgtgacgaattttaattgtgcattgtgttccaggtttgaaaagtgctggaatttaggctaaagtacttgaaaatgcttgaaattgtaactgcatttcgattcacaacaaatagctgactgaacaggggggtattccagaaagcgggtaagtaaactcagagttaacgaaaactcaggTTTTccattccagaaaccgagcttagagagaacctgagtcagctgggaaatattgaaatggaccttgaaagtgccatagaagtgctttaaagctaggtttaagcctggtttatacttgacgcggcgcgagggtccgcgcggcgaaaattatgtaatcgcggtggcggagggcctcacgcgctgttgattcgcaaggtcatgcacctctcgaattttgtaacttcgcgcgcgccgcgcttcagcgcaatgaacaaagtcatgtttgcagggttcatacacctttacaaggtggaattaacgtcactttcaatgtccatttcaatatttcccagcacgttaaacttaattaagttaaatatttatacatatattcaggggcgattttaggatctggtctttaggggtgcccagcccccagtgctcacagaggcacaataccaaagtattgcgcaggtgcagagcaagttttttgcataatataatatttttaaaatgtgttttagccagggggtgctgagcaacctcacggtggtgctctagcaccactaaaaataccctagcctcgcccctgcatatattcgaaatgatccgaaataattcgcttaattctttatttaaacacattatttaattgttgtttattttcaaaacgcccaatcttaacgtcttcacgttctctcatgtttcgtcctggaattacaagaagctcgtatttgttaacgtaatacaaaaaaactgttcattcagatggctatttgttgtgaaacgaagtagttacaatttcaaacattttcaagtatttagcctaaattccagcacttttcaaatctgaaacaaaaagcaacattaacaTTAGTAAatattccttcccctgtttttgaggggtgtttctttataccaacacacacggatgtaatttggggggggggggacatgtcccccccactttttcaaaagccagttttggtcccccccagtttttacggttaaaac encodes:
- the lipg gene encoding endothelial lipase isoform X2, with translation MAEKSIKSIAFSLCFIMCAVRAFTNPPEENALLKGDEYEVSVDVSLLHDQVKYNMRQSVDLDEEGCYLRPGERECLHECGFNASAKTILIIHGWAIGGIFESWMYKLVAAVRQRELEANVIVVDWLLLAHQLYPDAVNHTRHVGLSIAALLDWLQDEQQLSLDKVHVIGYSLGAHVAGYAGNFVRGTIGRITGLDPAGPMFEGVDSHRRLSPDDADFVDVLHTYTREALGVSIGIQQPIGDIDIYPNGGDVQPGCALGDVLSTAAAGNFMDVMKCEHERAVHLFVDSLMNKQHAGFAYQCTGPDRFNKGICLSCRKNRCNSIGYNARKMRKRRNTKMYLKTRADTPFAGYHYQMKMHIFNRKKSDDADPTFYIKLHGSYNDTNELMVDIQDGVALNFTNTFLVFTEEDIGDLLKITLSWESPTQSFSAVWKHIKTSLWSWSSTPPKQVLQIRKIRVKSGETQKKYTFCAEDHSLPDITPGNKINFIKCRDGWEMKPKRISM
- the lipg gene encoding endothelial lipase isoform X1, whose translation is MYCDEYEVSVDVSLLHDQVKYNMRQSVDLDEEGCYLRPGERECLHECGFNASAKTILIIHGWAIGGIFESWMYKLVAAVRQRELEANVIVVDWLLLAHQLYPDAVNHTRHVGLSIAALLDWLQDEQQLSLDKVHVIGYSLGAHVAGYAGNFVRGTIGRITGLDPAGPMFEGVDSHRRLSPDDADFVDVLHTYTREALGVSIGIQQPIGDIDIYPNGGDVQPGCALGDVLSTAAAGNFMDVMKCEHERAVHLFVDSLMNKQHAGFAYQCTGPDRFNKGICLSCRKNRCNSIGYNARKMRKRRNTKMYLKTRADTPFAGYHYQMKMHIFNRKKSDDADPTFYIKLHGSYNDTNELMVDIQDGVALNFTNTFLVFTEEDIGDLLKITLSWESPTQSFSAVWKHIKTSLWSWSSTPPKQVLQIRKIRVKSGETQKKYTFCAEDHSLPDITPGNKINFIKCRDGWEMKPKRISM